The Cicer arietinum cultivar CDC Frontier isolate Library 1 chromosome 1, Cicar.CDCFrontier_v2.0, whole genome shotgun sequence genome contains the following window.
taaaaggcTCAGAAGAATTTACTTTGGCAAATATGGATTCGattaaaaaagacaaataattttattttatgtattctTTTAAAAGTTAGGAATGTAGATGTGAGATTAATcagtattttttatgtattaattatggAGATATTAATATTATTCTCCTAGATAATGTTTGTAGAAGAGTTTCCCTCTGTCCTTattgaatttttcattttataaaaaaaaaatctagttaAATTTAGAACAATTTTTGTAGGTAAAAAGCATTTAAAGCTCATAAATTTCTAAGGTTGTTTGTCAAGTGACTCAACATGGATCGTACCCCACCTAAGCCAACACAACGCTACAAACCGCAACCGCATTCATCCATTTGTGATTTCCAATTACTTTTACCAAAGCAAAAGCCAAACCGAACATTACATACATGCACACACCGACCCACTTTCAAGCCTCTTTCATTTCCAAAACCACATCATACCAGATCAATCTAGAAGCTCCATCAACCACCAATTAACTACTGCCATTCTTTTTCTTCTACCTCTTCACCACTCACCACACTCCACAATTTATTCATGATACAATTTTCTAATTTATTGTTTTCCCTTCTACTTTTTATTACTACAGATTAAtcgtttattttattatattatattatattataataaattagtttttttatattccTTTAACATATTGAGTATTGAccattatcttattttattgtaaTGAATTATTTCCGTCATTTTTATAACAGATTGgtcatttaaatataaaacatgTACATCACtatgtttgttagttttatttttgtccaacttaAAAACTGTATTATTTTGATGCTAATGTGATATCTacaaagattataaatttataattttgttttttattttttaattgaaaatacaaaacttccaattaaattaattaaagttcTTCAATCCTTTTAAATTTATGAGATTCTAGCTTTTCAAACTAGCAGGCTGGATGTATCAAGACAGATTTTTATATTGTATTACGAAGGAGAAAATGATGGGTTTTATTTCTTCAACTGGGATATTGTAGGGGAAAGAAATCCTCAAATTTAACGAGTTGTAGTTCAATAAAAACctataaattataatcttaCATGAATTTGCAgcatgaaaaattaattaaataaacacttTTTTACTAAGTTTGAGGAAAAACAAGTATCATAatcattttatgatttaaaCGATATTTTGTTCTGCTATAAATCAGTAAGGTAAAAAACCAATTTATTAAACGTTTTTAGGTGTTAATAAAAAGAGTTGACATTATGAATTTGAAGGGATATGATtcaaatatcatataaaataaaacaattgtaAACaggttatttttttattattaataataatattgtttaaatttcttttaaaaaagtaagataaaggtccaattttttttttagaaaaaaaaactattttgttaCATAAATTAAGATAAATGGTCAATTTAAACCACGTCTAtataattaagataaaaaaaacaattgtaaattatatttcttatttattcTCATGAAACTTGGCATCATAATCTCATCCACGTCTATATTTAAACCACtttttcttgttgttgttgttttgaaGTCAACTCAAATCCATTAAAGAGACAAACTCTCACTCACTCCTTCTTTTGCTTCAACTTCAACACATGGCTTCTTTCTCACAGGGTATTGTTTTAACCACAGCCATGCTTGTCTCAAGCACCGTGCTTTATCTcgttttttcaaaacaaaacattaccCCAACATATATTTATGGAAATCACGTTTCTCATGATTCTAACAGAAATATTTTGAGCTCTTGTTTGTATTCAGGTAAACCATTATCTCTTCTTTTCATTCACCTTACTTTGTGGACGAAAATTTCTTAATgtgttgtgttgtttttttagaGGAAAAGAAGAGGGAGAGAAAGAtgatgaagaaaaagaagaagaatgttagATTTGAAGAAAGTGTGAAGGAAGTGAAAGAAAAGAGTGAAATAATTAGGAAAGAGAAACAGAGGAAGCGAAACAGAGTACAGAACAACTGCAAAAATGAAACGCAGAAAATTCGTGGAATTCCGGCGAACAGAATCGCTTTGTACAACGGGATTTTGAGGGACCAAAGACATAGGATGCAGTgttcttaattatttattatactcGTTCTGTACATTTGTTTTTGGAACAAAGGAAATCCGTATATTACTCTTGctctgtttttttattttatttaatagttttgTGGTTAGGGTATTAACAcacaaaaaggaaaataaaataaatcgaTTCTTCGTGTGGTTGTAGAGACATGTTCACCAATGTTCACGATTCAATATGATTTTGTGATCCAACTCAAcgctagttttttttttttttagacgAAATGGAAATAATAGTTACCACGTAAAATGGtctatactaaaaaaattagtctttaataataattttcgtagtctgattttagtttttattcttAAATCAACTAATgtgtatttttctaaattttaaataatttttataagtatatatttaataaataatgaattaaatataatttttaaataaaaaactatttataaaaataactttaaggatccaaaacaacaaaaataaaaatttataaattaaattttgagctaatttttgtctttttaatagCAACTAGTATCTAATACTTTGGTacaataaaatgtaatttttttagtatgTTACAATATTAACCAATATTTCACATTGgaaaataatgatgatattgtAAAAGTGTTAATTtggaaaattgaagaaaaaaaattgatacttaAGAGATTAATTGTTAGACACCCCTATGACCATATGAACCTATCTAGTGCAAAGTTTACAATAGACATATAGAAATTTTATGGACAAATTAATATTGATttgtgaaaattttaaattaaagatatattATATAATCAAAATTGTAAGAGGCACAATAAAAATGTTACCAATGTCTTATTTATTATAAGAGAGGATGGTCTTATTGAAATATGAGAAGTATATCCTCGGGACATTGATGCATTGTAatggaaaataattatttattgctAATATATTTGTGATAGCACACAAGCATTGGTTGGGATGTAATGTGTGTAGTTAAATTACATTAATGGTTGaagaatttgatgaaaaagtcAAAACATAAGTTGGACCATAAttttcaatttagttttttacatataagaatttttgaattatttaactTCAAGTAAAATGtatcttttataataaaaatgaaattaagttgtttaactttaaaaatagaTACGAAAGCGTTGAGATAATTTTATAagactaattttaattttaattttttataaatataatttaaataatagcTATAAGAGCACTTAATACTTAAGGTGTAGATTCAAATTCACAATACCCATATTTTCTCCATATTTTAGGGTATATCAATTTCACAATTAgcatcttttaaaaaataaagtaatttagattattggttttattaaaatatattgcttaaaaaattaaatatcatcaaatctatttttttatggtaaaaattaagttaaattataatataaaaggAAATTTTGACTTCAATATTTAATAgacttaataattattaataaataaatagttttctTTCATCACATTCACCGTCCAATTCTATATGAGaactactttattttttatttgacaaatgcCCAATTcgatatatatgttttttttatcctttaaCAAACATTACAAATAATGGACTCTTCCCGTTAAGACACAGCCTCCCGAATCCCGATATGCCCTTTCCTTGAGCGTAATGCTATTCGCACCTGCATTGCTTTATAATACGCCTCCAGCGTTCTTTTTTTTGGTGAACTACGCCTCCAAGCATCTAAATAAACTTTTTGGTGTCTTTTCTTGGGCACTACTATTCGCACCCACTAAATAACTACAAGGTAacaaaaattatgtaaaaaaaatataacacaaatcaattgtattattttaacaCACCAAAATAGACATCGCATACCAATAAGTGTAGACATTGAACTTGatgtaagaaaaaaaacatccaaagagagaaaaatataatataaaaatcaaaaatcgtagaaaaatataatgttgaTGTTACTAGTTGTGTCCAAAGATCATTTCACAAACACAATTTAAgaggaaaaaaatttaacacgttaaaaatcattttttatataaaaatgccAAACTATCTAACTAGTATCAGACCCTGATTTTGCTTGATGGGGGAGCAAAAATGACTTGGATCAAGTGGATTAAGTCTAGTGGTGGAAACTCAtaatttgttgagacaaactctctattttaaagttttgatgaaaataaacaaaagttaattaagaatgttaattatgattctaaatgttatgttaatttaacttgtgcttttgagtggatttaattaagaacagaatcaaacaaagcaaagaaaacaacaacaagaacactaaaacaaagaaagagCTACAGCCTCGAAAAATTTcatcacagcatgttgttcaaagtttatctacatcgttaacaaAGAATCTACTCTAGAAATCACTCATATCTAACAAacacatggcaaggaacaagtacaaataatccagactcaaaaaggacaTTTGATCGCAAAGATTAAAGAGTTCaaacatggacaaaagtcatgacggcttaagaactccaaaattcaaatgtcaaagaaaacttgatcaaactgggtatatgacaagacaagaacaaagaaaatacagaacattcaaaacgggaactccagaatgattattgaagctcaagaacgttcaaactgataaaaccaagaacgttaatcattctccgttttctgcacatcaacagcagccttgcatcctctctgtttcagtctgcaattcgctTCAAAACTTCTCCAAcctcctctagctacactcaagactaaagacagataatgtaccatccaagatcaatgaagaaatgtcaaagaaaggacaaaaatgctttcaatgctaaaacatcaaaagtcaaaaagctgttttcaaagcaacattatttttattctaaaaataatgttttagtcaaaaaagcatggcctctccaacagctatttcgtacatctccagcctataaatagaaggccattatctcagttctcagcaagaaattcaagtgcaaagtaatcaacattatacaatcacacttaagcttgaaattctgaaaaacagaggcaacatcattttctgcaattcgcgaaacatccactgctgcacattcacatatcagctgcgaaattgtcattagatactctgtaaagaatctattctcaaacaagagttgagcaatatcagattctgtcaaaattcaatcatttgtaaaactcaaactataagagtttctttatagtttgtttaagattgcttcctatcaaggttagataggtgttgtgattgctttctgggtggaaagtaattaagaaagaaatagatcaaggttgatttattctaggtgttgtaagattaagaaggttcttcattttaaacacttagtggaaaatctcacagtgtgaggactggacgtaacccacgttgggtgaaccaggataaatctgtgtgtggtattctccttcctttctccttctttattatactgcactAATCATTTGATATAAAGTATAAACTAATTTTCTGCTAattaaagaacgttctctgttttataacataaaccaagaacgttctccgttttctgttttataaccaagatcattcttgagttattttcttaagttttaacaggaatttttaaaaggcatatttacaaatcaaacccccctttcttgtaaatcgacattgttacttcaattggcatcagagctcggtctctaaaaagttcaaaaacacctaacaagtgttagagaaaagatctagaagaatgtcgaaagcaaaatacattgttgaaggaggatcctcaaatcgacctccattctttgatggatcagactattatttttggaaaaacaaaatgcagttgttcttaaaatctcaagacacaggaatgtggcgcatcattacagatggagatttcacaccaagggttgatcaagatgactcgAATTCTGCTCTAAAAAAGGAAGCAGATTGGACAGCAGAagataaagctaaggtacttctaaactctaaagctcaattattcttatcatgtgctttaagcagggaagaaagtgaaagggtagatgaatgcacaactgcaaaagaagtctgggatacattgcaaactcatcatgaaggaacaagccatgtcaaagaaacaaggatagacattggtataaggaaattcgaattgttcgaaatgcaagaaggagaaaccattgatgaaatgtactcaagattcaccacaatagtaaatgaaatgcgctctcttggcaaagcctatactgtgcaagaaagagtaagaaaaatcatgaggtgtctcccaatcatttggagaccaatggtgacagctataagccaagccaagaaccttgaatcactgcctctggaagaactaattggaactctaagagctcatgaggtagtattgcaagaagacaaaccaatcaagaaaGGAAATGCAATAGCACTGAAAGtctctcaagaaaaaatcacagtTCCAGTTGAAGAGGAATCAGAAGAGAATGAACAaggagatgctgatgaaatcgcgcttctcactagaagaattcaaagaatgatgagaagaagagatcaaatcaaaaagggatttcaaaacagaaatcctaaaacagagattgacaagagtcaagtcacatgctttggatgcaacaaattgggacattacaaggcagaatgtccatcaaacaaaaatccaccaaaacgatttcccttcaaaaagaaatcaatgatggcaacatgggatgattcagaggaatcagaaacagaagaagaggaagaagaagccaacatatgcttgatggcaaaaacagaggaagatgaggtaatgaattctgaaccatgtcatttatgtcaacaaatgggaaatgaatttgataacttgctaaatgactcaaatctccttattcaaaaatgtagttctctgaaagaacagttttataaagagaaagaagagaaggaaagaaatcaaactgaaaataatttgttaaaaaagatgattcaagaattgaaagaaacaagagtttttgaaagtgaagaatgtcaagaacattctgcgctacaaacggagaacgttcaactcaaaaatgaaaacgaacttctcaaaactgatttactaaacttcattaaagccactgaaacttttcataacatcatgggatctcaaataggaatttttgataaagctggtcttggtttcaatcaaactcaaaaaaccaaactttatgaaaacttctttgtcccagaaagaaaggaagaaaaatgcaagactagatgctcatactgtagaaaacttggacatctagaGTTTGCATGCTACTTCAGGAAAAGggatgaaaaaatcaaaaagaaaaagcttTTTAAACATGAGAATCATCCTGTcaagattgtttcaaaaaaacagcaaaacggagaatgttctccagtttgttccccaaacggagaaagttcaaaGTTACAAGTTGAACGTTTCAAAAAATCTGTTAAACCAAAGTTCAACTCTCCTAAATCATATATTGCTAAacccatttcaaaatcaacaaacaaCACAGCTGTTTCCAAAACAAGAATGATATACCActtaaaaactaactctcaaggacccaaaacaaagtgggtacctaaaactGGAATGATATCACCtgcaggttggttttcaaaatacaaagagaaagccttggttcttggacagtggctgttcaaggcacatgacaggagatagaaattgtttcataaccttcagcaagaaggatggtggttcggtcacatttggaaatgatgatcaagctcaaattaagggaaatggaacaattggtaagacaaactctgctcaaataaatgatgtccaatacgtggaaggattgaaacacaatctattaagcataagtcagttatgcgacaatggatgcgaagtcactttcaagccaaaggtatgtgaaatcaagatGGCCAGAACTGGAAAAATTATGTTCTCTGGTaagcgaaagaaaaatttatatgtgatatatttggatgaattacctgatgaatcatgctttatatcaatcaataaagataaatggatctggcataaaagggctggacatatcagcatgaaaactatttcaaaaatctccaaacttgatcttgttagaggtttaccaaaacttaattttgagaaagacaaaatctgtgaagcttgtgcaaaaggtaagcaagtcaagagcagctttcatacaaaagattttgtatcaacaaatagaactcttgaactacttcacatagatttattcgggcctgtcaaaacaacaagtctaggaggaatgaagtatgg
Protein-coding sequences here:
- the LOC101513413 gene encoding uncharacterized protein, whose protein sequence is MASFSQGIVLTTAMLVSSTVLYLVFSKQNITPTYIYGNHVSHDSNRNILSSCLYSEEKKRERKMMKKKKKNVRFEESVKEVKEKSEIIRKEKQRKRNRVQNNCKNETQKIRGIPANRIALYNGILRDQRHRMQCS